The Pyrenophora tritici-repentis strain M4 chromosome 10, whole genome shotgun sequence genome contains a region encoding:
- a CDS encoding UbiA domain containing protein, with amino-acid sequence MSFRPILPRPIAVREANSLCLQCWRRLAKAPLQSRQTFSSISSHREGAVASRGRPYTVGKDYFRANPILKETFWTSRQELQSSIVSIRSGNGQLGAKEHATATADEVLPHRRRKKAKEDAAAVENTEAAYPIPHDASSKLAHISSSLPQQSLKRILTTYLSLSKPRLSFLVVLTATAAYSLYPVPGLLAPAATATPSLSTLTLFFLTSGTALCSASANAFNMIMEPAHDAKMSRTRNRPLVRKLISPRGAIIFAIACGLVGTGALYYGVNPTTAFLGAANIFLYAGIYTPMKRMHVLNTWVGAIVGGIPPLMGWTAAANQYAYHGTWDELLFGEGSAGGWLCAALLYAWQFPHFNALSWAIRDEYKNAGYRMLAWVNPAMNGRVALRYSILMFPICIGLSYCGVTDWSYVITSSAVNGWMTLKAWQFWKAGGHKGTARGLFWASIWHLPIVMVLAMAQKKGLGERIYRSLFGYADIDEEDLYYEVGKLEEEEQKHLALVQGRRDT; translated from the coding sequence ATGAGCTTCCGACCAATACTGCCACGGCCAATTGCAGTGCGGGAAGCGAATTCACTATGTCTGCAATGTTGGAGGAGGCTCGCCAAAGCGCCGCTACAATCGCGACAGACATTTTCGTCCATTTCGTCGCATAGAGAAGGCGCTGTAGCCTCTAGGGGACGCCCGTATACAGTCGGCAAAGATTATTTCCGGGCGAACCCGATATTGAAAGAGACATTTTGGACGTCGAGGCAAGAACTGCAGAGTTCGATTGTATCCATTCGGAGCGGGAATGGCCAGCTAGGAGCGAAAGAGCATGCCACGGCTACAGCAGATGAAGTGCTACCACACAGGCGGCGGAAGAAGGCAAAGGAGGATGCAGCAGCAGTAGAGAACACTGAAGCGGCATATCCTATTCCACACGATGCATCCTCCAAACTCGCACACATATCCTCGAGCCTACCGCAGCAGTCGCTCAAGCGCATATTGACTACATACCTTTCGCTATCGAAACCCCGCCTGTCCTTCCTCGTCGTCCTCACAGCCACGGCTGCGTACTCGCTATATCCCGTTCCTGGCCTGCTTGCGCCTGCAGCAACAGCCACGCCCTCCCTTTCGACCCTCACACTATTCTTCCTCACATCTGGTACGGCGCTATGCTCGGCCTCGGCGAATGCCTTCAACATGATCATGGAGCCTGCCCACGACGCCAAAATGAGCAGGACGCGTAACCGACCACTTGTGCGAAAGCTGATCAGCCCTCGAGGCGCCATCATCTTTGCCATCGCATGTGGACTTGTTGGAACAGGCGCCCTCTACTACGGCGTGAACCCCACCACTGCTTTTCTCGGCGCAGCGAACATCTTCCTCTATGCTGGCATCTACACGCCCATGAAGCGCATGCATGTACTGAACACCTGGGTCGGTGCGATAGTAGGAGGCATTCCACCATTGATGGGCTGGACGGCTGCGGCAAATCAATATGCGTACCACGGTACATGGGATGAGCTGCTGTTCGGCGAGGGCTCCGCTGGCGGATGGCTGTGCGCTGCGCTTCTCTACGCCTGGCAATTCCCCCACTTCAACGCGCTCAGCTGGGCTATACGCGACGAGTACAAGAACGCTGGCTATCGCATGTTAGCATGGGTGAACCCCGCCATGAACGGCCGCGTCGCATTACGATATTCGATACTAATGTTTCCTATCTGCATCGGACTATCCTACTGCGGCGTCACAGACTGGAGCTACGTAATCACGAGCAGTGCAGTCAATGGCTGGATGACGCTCAAAGCTTGGCAGTTCTGGAAGGCCGGGGGGCACAAGGGAACAGCGAGAGGTTTGTTCTGGGCCAGTATCTGGCACCTTCCCATTGTCATGGTTCTGGCCATGGCTCAAAAGAAGGGACTTGGAGAGCGCATCTACCGGAGTTTATTCGGATATGCCGACATTGATGAAGAAGACCTCTATTATGAGGTCGGTAAACTCGAGGAAGAAGAGCAGAAACACTTGGCCCTCGTCCAAGGTAGACGAGACACATAA
- a CDS encoding MhpC, hydrolase or acyltransferase (alpha-beta hydrolase superfamily): protein MDLLTPGDIKHKNGETTHYYEGGSKEGTPLIFIHGWPDIAESWEHQLSHFAAGSKYRVIAPDMRGYGDSTAPTTKEAYSLSVLVSEMVEFVEQLGINKAIWVSHDWGSGLTNALAAHHPELFIGVANLCVPYRSVELGFDYLVSMVNRDIYPEDEYKWGQWEYMKYYQLYPEESVKMFDSAVEGMTKVLYLKQDHSQSYGKPSPMARIIRDGGLFGGHPEKIPDIPLEATMLDEHHYASLVRGKKKHGSFGPVAWYLNHEANAEYGKSEKNGGVLEFPVLYIDGKYDAVCSISQTPKMGESQKSATKKLTVETIEAGHWVQLEKPKEVNEALEKWLSTL from the coding sequence ATGGATCTTCTAACTCCCGGAGATATCAAGCACAAGAATGGAGAGACGACGCACTATTATGAAGGAGGGTCTAAAGAAGGAACACCCCTCATCTTCATCCACGGCTGGCCGGACATAGCGGAGTCATGGGAACACCAACTCTCCCACTTCGCCGCTGGCTCAAAGTACCGCGTCATTGCTCCCGACATGCGCGGCTACGGTGATTCCACTGCCCCAACCACAAAGGAAGCCTACTCACTGTCAGTGCTCGTCTCGGAAATGGTCGAATTCGTCGAACAACTAGGCATCAACAAGGCCATCTGGGTCAGCCACGACTGGGGCTCGGGCCTCACCAACGCGCTTGCAGCCCATCATCCCGAACTCTTCATCGGTGTCGCCAATCTTTGCGTCCCATACCGTTCTGTCGAGCTCGGCTTCGATTACCTCGTGAGCATGGTGAACCGCGACATCTACCCCGAAGACGAGTATAAATGGGGACAATGGGAGTACATGAAGTACTACCAGCTGTATCCCGAAGAGAGCGTCAAGATGTTTGACTCAGCCGTGGAAGGTATGACAAAGGTGCTCTACCTGAAACAAGACCACAGCCAGTCGTATGGCAAGCCCTCCCCTATGGCCAGGATCATTAGGGACGGAGGATTGTTTGGAGGACACCCGGAAAAGATTCCTGATATTCCACTCGAGGCTACAATGCTCGACGAGCACCATTACGCTAGTCTCGTGCGGGGCAAGAAGAAGCATGGGTCCTTTGGCCCTGTGGCATGGTATTTGAACCACGAGGCTAACGCCGAGTACGGGAAGAGTGAGAAGAATGGAGGAGTGCTGGAGTTCCCTGTGTTGTATATCGACGGAAAGTACGATGCTGTATGCTCAATCAGTCAGACGCCAAAGATGGGAGAAAGCCAGAAGTCAGCCACGAAGAAGTTAACAGTAGAGACCATCGAAGCGGGGCATTGGGTGCAGTTAGAGAAACCTAAGGAGGTCAATGAGGCGTTGGAAAAGTGGCTGAGCACTTTGTGA
- a CDS encoding TLDc domain containing protein 2, which produces MGQGASHNTPQLTLEQLSQTIAQRFAQKSFTPLELYCFNCVFRSLADTESGVHYWSETTLCRFLELPDALGVGSVIFQMASYLGAFPLPSQAPAILTYEALLKVVTILTERYGAVVKKRGREIWLREIYRSLAIYDKGIRSSLEDKEKEKEKDVPAPVSSGNMGFAVDAPDDGDEGDEDEDDELVLAALDSMDAIDAFKHGEQSNVHHSIIPTDNFLKLVELLLLIAPIDAQQSLSTLAPDLSDTRVAELRRAAHVIISSFGVENHPGVTYRTFNAVISTCLPYLFNGLNPLFEHFLFAKDMDLSKRKGGPNSPTKESKPVIPPPKAQSEPILREPGEILNLTILSQLSFFLKGSDLFRRLRPLYSGNTHGFSMGSFEKQVFNWRAPTILLVKGRLLPTTPSTTRERALQDMLPPKRHPSSITPDSLSSNQTLIYGAYISSQWKHTV; this is translated from the exons ATGGGTCAAGGGGCATCGCATAATACCCCGCAATTAACACTTG AGCAACTCTCACAAACCATTGCCCAACGATTCGCACAAAAAAGCTTCACCCCACTTGAACTCTACTGCTTCAACTGCGTCTTCCGCTCCCTAGCCGACACCGAATCCGGAGTACACTACTGGAGCGAGACTACGCTATGTCGCTTTCTCGAGCTGCCAGATGCACTGGGCGTGGGCTCCGTCATCTTTCAAATGGCTAGCTATCTTGGCGCATTCCCCCTTCCGAGCCAAGCGCCCGCTATCCTGACTTATGAGGCGTTGCTAAAGGTTGTCACAATCCTTACCGAGCGGTATGGGGCGGTGGTGAAGAAGAGGGGGAGGGAGATTTGGTTGCGGGAGATATATCGGAGTTTGGCGATTTATGACAAGGGTATACGGTCGAGTTTGGAGGACAAGGAGaaagagaaggagaaagaTGTGCCAGCGCCGGTGAGCAGTGGTAACATGGGGTTTGCGGTTGATGCGCCGGATGATGGGGACGAGGgagatgaagacgaggatgaTGAGTTGGTGTTGGCTGCACTTGATTCTATGGACGCTATAGATGCGTTTAAGCATGGGGAGCAGTCCAACGTACATCACTCGATTATACCCACGGACAACTTCTTGAAGCTGGTGGAGCTACTGCTCCTCATTGCGCCAATCGACGCGCAACAGAGCCTCTCGACACTAGCTCCAGACTTGTCAGACACACGCGTAGCGGAACTGCGAAGGGCGGCACATGTCATTATATCCTCCTTTGGCGTCGAGAATCATCCAGGTGTCACATACCGCACATTCAACGCCGTCATCTCAACATGCCTGCCCTACCTCTTCAACGGACTAAACCCACTCTTCGAGCACTTCCTCTTCGCCAAAGACATGGACCTGTCAAAACGAAAAGGCGGCCCTAATTCCCCCACCAAAGAGAGCAAGCCCGTTATCCCGCCTCCAAAAGCGCAAAGCGAGCCCATCCTCCGCGAACCAGGCGAAATCCTTAACCTAACCATCCTCAGCCAACTCTCCTTCTTCCTCAAAGGCAGTGACCTCTTCCGCCGCCTACGCCCCCTCTACAGCGGCAACACCCACGGCTTCAGCATGGGTTCCTTCGAAAAACAAGTCTTCAATTGGCGCGCCCCCACCATCCTCCTCGTAAAAGGCCGTCTCCTGCCCACCACGCCCTCCACAACCCGCGAACGCGCACTCCAAGACATGCTACCACCCAAGCGTCATCCATCTAGTATCACACCCGACTCGTTGTCGTCGAACCAAACACTCATCTACGGCGCCTACATCTCCTCGCAGTGGAAACACACGG TGTGA
- a CDS encoding NMT1, N-myristoyl transferase, with the protein MPQENSKVSKPDATEQAAAEAVAESSKQAEAESADESANEATETVEGAEGASEKKKKSRKRKIKDALSGKGKGEATDMNAPASGILPKEAMQMLLANNPGLANELQGQAGSKAELENLVRKLNLNEMLTGLAPQGSQKDMASHAFWKTQPVPSFDEMASKEKIKDGPIKEIKIEEVDKNPSPMYPGFEWVTMDLEDEKQLHEVFELLTNHYVEDKDATFRFNYSPSFLNWALKAPGWKKEWHVGVRATASGKLVAFISGIPIQMRIREKILDCSEVNFLCIHKKLRSKRLAPVLIKEITRRCYVEGTFQAVYTAGSLLPTPVSTARYFHRALDWQKLHDVGFSPLPPNSTEKRQIIRFKLPDTTSTPGLREMEAKDVDSALDLLQRYLKRMDMAQVFNKTEFEHWMAPKEKPKEQVVWSYVVEDPNTHKITDYFSFYNLESTVIGNKKHNTIKAAYLFYYGTEVAFEEEKDQAKLKQRLNLLMKDALILAKKANFDVFNALTLLDNPLFLDEQRFGAGDGSLHYYLYNYRAAPIPGGIDSRSQASKDHMGGIGLVML; encoded by the exons ATGCCTCAAGAAAACTCCAAGGTTTCCAAACCCGACGCAACCGAGCAAGCAGCGGCCGAAGCTGTCGCCGAATCGAGCAAGCAGGCAGAAGCTGAATCAGCAGACGAGAGCGCCAATGAAGCAACAGAAACAGTAGAAGGTGCCGAGGGCGCGTcggaaaagaagaagaagagcagaAAGCGTAAGATCAAGGATGCTCTCAGCGGTAAAGGAAAGGGCGAGGCGACAGACATGAATGCGCCTGCTAGTGGGATACTGCCAAAGGAAGCAATGCAGATGCTGCTTGCAAACAACCCTGGACTCGCCAATGAGCTCCAAGGCCAGGCGGGCAGTAAAGCGGAACTAGAGAATCTTGTTCGAAAGCTCAACCTCAATGAGATGTTGACTGGGCTAGCACCTCAGGGCAGCCAAAAGGACATGGCCAGTCACGCATTCTGGAAGACACAGCCGGTACCCAGCTTCGATGAGATGGCGAGCAAGGAAAAGATCAAGGATGGACCTATCAAGGAGATCAAGATTGAGGAGGTTGACAAGAACCCCAGTCCCATGTACCCGGGCTTTGAGTGGGTTACTATGGACCTCGAAGACGAGAAGCAGCTCCACGAAGTGTTTGAGCTGCTCACCAACCACTACGTCGAGGACAAGGACGCGACGTTCCGCTTTAACTACTCGCCATCATTTCTAAACTG GGCCCTGAAAGCGCCTGGGTGGAAGAAGGAATGGCACGTCGGTGTCCGCGCAACCGCATCTGGCAAACTCGTCGCCTTCATATCAGGCATCCCGATACAGATGCGCATCCGCGAAAAGATACTTGACTGCTCCGAAGTAAACTTTCTCTGTATTCACAAGAAGCTGCGCTCGAAACGGCTAGCACCCGTCCTGATCAAGGAGATCACCCGCCGCTGCTACGTCGAAGGTACATTCCAGGCCGTATACACTGCCGGCTCCCTTCTGCCTACACCTGTCTCGACTGCCCGCTATTTTCATCGTGCGCTCGACTGGCAAAAGCTCCATGATGTCGGCTTCTCTCCCCTGCCCCCGAACAGCACCGAAAAGCGTCAGATTATACGATTCAAGCTCCCAGACACTACATCTACCCCAGGACTTCGCGAAATGGAAGCAAAGGATGTCGATTCAGCCCTCGATCTCCTACAGCGATATCTTAAGCGCATGGATATGGCACAGGTCTTCAACAAAACCGAATTTGAGCACTGGATGGCGCCCAAGGAGAAGCCCAAGGAGCAGGTTGTGTGGAGCTACGTTGTTGAAGATCCCAACACTCACAAGATCACCGACTACTTCTCCTTTTACAACCTCGAGAGCACCGTCATCGGGAACAAGAAGCATAACACTATCAAGGCAGCTTATTTGTTCTACTATGGTACCGAGGTCGCCTttgaggaggagaaggacCAGGCAAAGTTGAAGCAAAGGTTGAACCTGCTGATGAAGGATGCGTTGATATTGGCCAAGAAA GCTAATTTCGACGTCTTCAACGCGCTAACACTTTTGGATAACCCACTGTTCCTGGATGAGCAGCGCTTTGGTGCTGGTGACGGCTCACTGCACTATTATCTCTACAATTATCGTGCCGCACCCATACCGGGTGGTATTGACTCACGAAGCCAGGCGAGCAAGGACCACATGGGCGGAATTGGGTTAGTCATGTTGTAA
- a CDS encoding phosphatidylserine decarboxylase family protein, whose product MQGTPSGFAFFLDPDVNKMVKKVLNAWAEFLVSPDSAYVLGDDKIGWLSDHGIHDLPITANVGQKSYLFEELFECDPSKEHHGYKSWDHFFTRCFKEDKRLIANPEDDNVIANACESKPYKVARNVAQRDHFWIKGQAYSLMDMLAMDLLHEHLIGGTVYQAFLSALKGTYFSEPLFEGLGDPSTKSDIDKGKEVTSQGYLTAKATRAIVFIEADNKDLGLVCFPGHKHD is encoded by the exons ATGCAGGGCACACCATCTGGTTTCGCATTCTTCCTAGATCCCGATGTCAACAAGATGGTCAAGAAAGTCCTGAACGCATGGGCCGAGTTCCTTGTCTCACCAGATTCCGCATACGTACTAGGCGACGACAAAATTGGCTGGCTCAGCGATCACGGCATCCACGATCTTCCCATCACGGCTAATGTGGGCCAAAAATCCTATTTATTTGAAGAGTTATTCGAATGCGATCCCTCCAAAGAGCACCACGGTTACAAATCCTGGGACCACTTCTTCACCCGCTGCTTCAAAGAAGACAAAAGACTAATTGCCAACCCAGAGGACGACAACGTCATCGCCAACGCTTGTGAATCGAAACCTTACAAGGTAGCCCGCAACGTCGCGCAGCGCGATCACTTCTGGATCAAAGGCCAGGCCTACTCGCTCATGGACATGCTTGCCATGGATCTACTACACGAGCACCTCATCGGTGGCACCGTATACCAAGCCTTCCTCTCCGCACTCA AAGGCACGTACTTCTCCGAGCCACTCTTTGAAGGCCTGGGTGATCCTTCCACAAAGTCCGATATTGATAAAGGTAAAGAGGTAACAAGCCAAGGATATCTCACTGCAAAAGCTACACGTGCCATCGTTTTCATTGAAGCCGACAATAAGGATTTGGGTCTCGTGTGTTTCCCTGGGCATAAGCATGACTAA